One Notolabrus celidotus isolate fNotCel1 chromosome 18, fNotCel1.pri, whole genome shotgun sequence DNA window includes the following coding sequences:
- the ccr10 gene encoding C-C chemokine receptor type 10 isoform X2, whose translation MDYIPDDVDYYDDYFNYSYGNLMNTSDYDPNDWCAADEDQEFIIGTFQTCVFCLVFLLGVMGNGLVIATFALYRRLHLRSMTDVFLLHLALADLLLLLTLPLQAVYTRGWIFPSFLCKAMRACYAINTYSGLLLLACISVDRYMVVAWAQEMLRLRTKILTGGKVAAVGVWVVAVLLSLPEILYSGVLESGSEVYCGMIKSGDVKKATNGAIIAIFCFSFCVMVTCYSLIAQVLWEGHTQRRGKQWRRQRTLKLMVALVLVFLVFQLPYTVVLTQKMAVQFCGLLLEYITCTLAYTRCCLNPILYALVGVRFRKDVVRLLHDWGRHCGLQMVQQTFSSCSMSPSSPALTACSPISPERSCSSNDPGPPTKFHFSGYK comes from the coding sequence ATGGATTACATCCCTGACGATGTTGATTACTATGACGACTATTTCAACTATTCTTACGGGAACTTAATGAACACCTCTGACTATGACCCGAATGATTGGTGTGCGGCCGATGAGGATCAGGAGTTCATCATCGGAACCTTCCAGACGTGTGTTTTCTGCCTCGTCTTCCTGCTCGGCGTCATGGGAAACGGCCTGGTCATCGCCACCTTCGCTCTCTACCGCCGCCTTCACCTTCGCTCCATGACCGATGTCTTCCTGTTACACCTGGcgctggctgacctcctcctgctgctcacgCTCCCTCTGCAAGCCGTCTACACTCGGGGTTGGATCTTCCCCTCTTTCCTCTGCAAGGCCATGCGTGCATGCTACGCCATCAACACCTACAGCGGCCTCCTGTTGCTGGCCTGCATCAGCGTGGACCGCTACATGGTGGTGGCGTGGGCTCAGGAGATGCTGCGGCTGCGCACTAAGATCTTAACGGGAGGGAAAGTGGCTGCTGTAGGTGTGTGGGTTGTTGCCGTGCTCCTCAGCCTGCCTGAGATCCTTTACTCTGGAGTGTTGGAATCAGGGAGCGAAGTGTACTGCGGCATGATAAAGAGCGGGGACGTGAAAAAGGCGACAAACGGCGCCATCATCGCCATCTTCTGCTTCTCCTTCTGCGTCATGGTCACATGCTACTCTTTGATCGCTCAGGTGCTGTGGGAGGGGCACACTCAGCGGCGGGGGAAACAGTGGCGTCGTCAGCGTACGCTGAAGCTGATGGTGGCTCTGGTGCTGGTGTTCCTCGTGTTCCAGCTGCCGTACACCGTGGTGCTCACGCAGAAGATGGCGGTTCAGTTCTGCGGTCTCCTGCTGGAGTACATCACCTGCACGTTGGCGTACACCCGCTGCTGCCTCAACCCCATCCTGTACGCCCTGGTTGGCGTTCGCTTCCGTAAAGACGTGGTGAGGCTGCTCCACGACTGGGGCCGTCACTGTGGGCTCCAGATGGTGCAGCAGACGTTCAGCTCCTGCTCCATGTCTCCTTCATCGCCCGCTCTCACGGCTTGTTCGCCAATTTCCCCCGAACGCAGTTGCTCCAGTAACGACCCGGGGCCTCCAACCAAGTTTCACTTTTCAGGATACAAATAA